Proteins found in one Fusarium keratoplasticum isolate Fu6.1 chromosome 12, whole genome shotgun sequence genomic segment:
- a CDS encoding 3-hydroxyphenylacetate 6-hydroxylase, translating to MTIANLLVSLNDKVQENKGQSVLLTLVIAPLIYLFINELVRHNARISNLQGPSGLPLIGNIWDIHINAAEKYREWSRKYGKVYQIQLGNIPIVVVNSASAARTIFGANAQALSSRPEFYTFHKVLSDTAGTTIGTSPYSDSLKRRRKGAASALNRPSVATYVDHLDIETRDFIKELCNYGEAGKVPVDPMPMIQRLSLSLALTLNWGIRLKSQEDDLFNEITHVEEEISRFRSTTGNLQDYIPLLRLNPLNLSSSKARSMRDRRDKYLGDLNRGLDERIANGTYKPCIQANVIMDKEAKLNKDELTSISLTMLSGGLDTITTQVAWSIAYFAQHPEIQEKAKSEIEKFYATNQPMCDEDDDQKCQYIVALVRESLRYFTVLRLALPRASIKDVVYNGVTIPKGTVVFLNAWACNMDEQVWTDPEVFRPERWLEQPDAPLFTYGVGYRMCAGSLLANRELYLLYMRLLNSFKIEKHDDIDCDPITGNLDPTSLVAMPRRYKAVFTPRDPKALKAALAQQVE from the exons AtgaccatcgccaacctcctcGTATCCCTGAACGACAAGGTCCAAGAGAACAAGGGCCAGTCTGTTCTCCTCACGCTTGTCATTGCTCCGTTGATATACCTCTTTATTAACGAGCTTGTCCGACACAATGCACGCATCAGCAATCTCCAAGGACCCTCCGGGCTTCCATTGATCGGGAATATCTGGGATATCCATATCAACGCGGCTGAAAAGTATCGCGAATGGTCTAGAAAGTATGGCAAGGTGTATCAGATCCAGCTTGGCAATATCCCCATTGTCGTTGTCAACTCGGCCAGCGCTGCTAGGACCATTTTTGGAGCCAACGCCCAGGCCCTGAGCTCACGTCCCGAGTTCTATACTTTCCACAAG GTCCTCTCTGACACGGCTGGAACCACAATCGGCACCTCGCCATACAGTGACTCCCTCAAGCGTCGCCGCAAGGGCGCCGCTTCTGCCCTCAACCGACCATCTGTGGCCACCTACGTCGATCACCTCGACATCGAGACTCGAGACTTTATCAAGGAGCTCTGCAACTATGGAGAGGCTGGCAAGGTCCCTGTCGACCCGATGCCCATGATCCAACGCCTCTCGCTCTCCCTCGCTTTGACACTCAACTGGGGCATTCGACTCAAGAGCCAAGAGGATGACCTCTTTAACGAGATCACCCacgttgaggaggagatcagCCGCTTCAGATCGACAACTGGAAACCTGCAAGACTACatccctctcctccgtctGAATCCTCTCAACCTGTCATCCTCCAAGGCCCGCTCCATGCGTGACAGACGCGACAAGTACCTCGGAGATCTCAACCGCGGCCTCGATGAGCGAATCGCCAACGGGACTTACAAGCCGTGCATTCAAGCCAATGTCATTATGgacaaggaggccaagctcaacaaggacGAACTCACCTCCATCAGTTTGACCATGCTCTCTGGCGGTCTCGACACCATTACCACGCAGGTGGCCTGGTCCATCGCCTACTTTGCCCAGCACCCTGAAATccaggagaaggccaagtcAGAGATTGAAAAGTTCTACGCGACGAACCAGCCCATGTgtgatgaggacgatgatcAGAAGTGCCAGTACATCGTTGCCCTCGTGCGAGAGTCTCTGCGATACTTTACTGTGCTTCGACTTGCTCTGCCTCGCGCCTCTATCAAGGACGTCGTCTACAACGGAGTAACCATTCCCAAGGGAACTGTTGTCTTTTTGAACGCCTGGGCTTGCAACATGG ACGAACAAGTCTGGACCGATCCCGAGGTCTTCCGACCGGAGCGCTGGCTAGAGCAGCCCGATGCCCCCTTGTTCACCTACGGCGTGGGCTATCGCATGTGCGCTGGATCCCTGCTTGCCAACCGAGAGCTCTATCTCTTGTATATGAGActtctcaacagcttcaagaTTGAGAAGCACGACGACATCGATTGCGATCCCATCACTGGCAACTTGGACCCTACAAGTCTGGTGGCCATGCCTCGCCGCTACAAGGCCGTTTTCACACCACGGGACCCCAAGGCCTTGAAGGCAGCTTTGGCACAGCAGGTGGAGTAG
- a CDS encoding DUF3533 domain-containing protein, which yields MTIIPPRSTNREPASSSAWAGKMKAYIIPVIMTGLLIQLLFLANMSYMFGSMFKSTSRLHNLKILAVDYDNGDIGRSISGAYGALESKQFPTVKFAKSSDYPTPESLRDAVCNHGYWGAVYTHSGASDRLLSTIEGDNTTAYNPNDAVTYIYNSAYYPAAFMSLKGSLQSLVAAASKFYPHSNPDVLKGANLTSPASVSALLNPFTATEWDIMPTNQGARILLNTVSMVMPIIMQFFFQMGLNGITGGANMLAGQSKRDVYVFRLCTGKIFTFVSALGMAGYIWAFREDWGVTAGQFVETWMCIWFYMDINYLTIDTIVGTLIPMQFFAFFLLTWIITNIASVVYPFELTPGFYHWSWALPSHNVYLLLVGIWSGCRANIGTTLPILFSWWLVTHVTSAWSVRKRCLLAEAEAHQNEQAQHDKFVRFSTEQSEQFVLNQISSRAANDRNSPDRDLEANRLAVGESLPNGSESRTIISTPADRDEGKAGRE from the coding sequence ATGACGATAATACCTCCCCGATCCACTAACCGAGAGCCCGCGAGCTCTTCGGCCTGGGCTGGAAAAATGAAGGCCTACATCATCCCCGTCATCATGACCGGTCTGTTGATacagctcctcttcctcgcgaACATGTCGTACATGTTTGGTAGCATGTTCAAGTCCACCTCGCGCCTGCATaacctcaagatcctcgCCGTCGACTACGACAATGGAGACATTGGCCGGTCCATCTCTGGTGCTTATGGTGCTCTGGAGTCAAAGCAGTTTCCCACTGTCAAGTTTGCCAAGTCCTCCGATTATCCTACCCCCGAATCACTTCGCGATGCCGTCTGCAACCATGGCTACTGGGGTGCCGTCTATACACACTCTGGCGCATCCGATCGACTCCTGAGCACCATCGAAGGCGACAACACGACCGCTTACAACCCCAACGATGCTGTCACCTACATCTACAATAGCGCATATTATCCAGCTGCTTTCATGTCTCTCAAGGGCAGCCTCCAGTCTCTTGTTGCCGCCGCGTCCAAGTTTTATCCGCACTCGAACCCCGATGTGCTCAAGGGCGCCAACTTGACTAGCCCGGCCTCAGTCTCTGCGCTCCTCAACCCTTTCACAGCGACCGAGTGGGACATTATGCCTACCAACCAAGGAGCCCGaatcctcctcaacaccGTGTCCATGGTAATGCCAATCATTATGCAATTCTTTTTCCAGATGGGCCTAAATGGCATCACTGGCGGGGCCAATATGCTTGCGGGCCAGTCCAAACGGGACGTGTACGTCTTCCGACTCTGCACTGGAAAGATTTTTACCTTTGTCTCCGCTTTGGGCATGGCCGGGTACATTTGGGCTTTCCGCGAGGACTGGGGTGTGACAGCCGGCCAATTTGTTGAGACGTGGATGTGCATCTGGTTCTACATGGACATCAACTACCTGACTATCGACACTATAGTCGGAACTCTCATCCCAATGCAgttctttgccttcttccttctcacATGGATCATTACCAACATCGCCTCCGTCGTTTACCCCTTCGAGCTCACGCCCGGCTTCTACCACTGGTCATGGGCCTTGCCATCGCACAACGTTTACCTTTTGCTTGTCGGGATTTGGTCCGGCTGCCGGGCCAATATCGGCACGACGCtccccatcctcttctcctggTGGCTGGTCACTCATGTAACCAGCGCTTGGTCCGTCCGCAAGAGGTGCTTGTTGGCTGAGGCCGAAGCACATCAGAACGAGCAGGCGCAGCATGACAAGTTTGTTCGTTTCAGTACTGAGCAAAGCGAGCAGTTTGTGCTCAACCAAATCTCTTCTCGGGCTGCAAATGACCGAAACTCACCTGACCGTGACCTTGAGGCGAACCGGCTTGCAGTTGGAGAGAGCCTACCTAATGGTAGCGAGAGTCGGACTATCATCAGCACACCTGCTGACCGCGATGAGGGAAAGGCGGGTAGGGAATAA
- a CDS encoding Carboxylic ester hydrolase, whose translation MWSGVYRLQGLLLCISLLVSVVESITVHANGVRYVGAQNYTSRINTFWGIRYAEPPVKELRWREPVPFNTRWRGVRHVRATEPPPACWQSTPAWRPNIQSDLWQDEDCLRLNIQTPMDPASHRLPVLVMIHGGGYLAGSTQFTTGDSLVHQSNGSVIYVSIQYRLGALGFLGGDELRGDGTQGTWNAGLLDQRLALDWVRDNIQYFGGDPTRITITGSSAGGGSVALQMVMYGGRPTNPPFQAAIPEFPWWTPMYGNDWVQDQYKRFLQAADCDSISCLRKLPIEAIQTATRTASESAYADKKYAFGTFYWGPTIDGRIIEANLQEEFRQGHFTKVPILVDRNFDEGFIFSNTSVATDEDAMSDLAALWHDDTGYYADTVWSLYPESSYNTCHLSKLPVYDLLKKSGAINNTLTNSFIRRSALFGDALVGCPTTYMAQAVAKAGIPAYKLIFNSGYQFHSATDKFVYSNYTNADGSRIAQGAQIPGNATVATLLRQYILSFTMFHEPNGLGPDSHYVPEWPRYTSQKPKALYLANSGVEVVDDFESSVQCHFFRMGRGNNAGLWPEW comes from the exons ATGTGGTCAGGCGTGTATCGCCTTCAGGGCTTGCTTCTCTGTATCTCGCTCTTGGTCTCAGTGGTTGAGTCTATAACTGTTCATGCAAATGGAGTCAGATATGTAGGCGCCCAGAATTACACGTCTAG GATCAACACCTTTTGGGGCATCAGATATGCTGAGCCTCCCGTCAAGgagttgagatggagggagCCAGTGCCCTTCAATACTAGGTGGCGAGGTGTCAGGCACGTCAGGGCGACAGAACCTCCCCCGGCGTGCTGGCAGAGCACGCCCGCCTGGCGCCCCAATATACAGTCTGATCTCTGGCAGGATGAGGATTGCCTACGCCTTAACATCCAGACGCCGATGGATCCAGCATCTCACCGGCTACCTGTGTTGGTCATGATCCATGGTGGAG GCTACCTGGCAGGAAGTACGCAGTTTACAACAGGAGACAGCCTGGTCCACCAGTCCAACGGTTCCGTGATCTATGTGTCTATTCAATATCGCCTAGGTGCCCTTGGCTTCCTGGGTGGAGATGAGCTAAGAGGTGACGGAACGCAAGGAACATGGAACGCTGGTTTGCTCGATCAGCGACTTGCTCTCGACTGGGTTCGGGATAACATCCAATACTTTGGCGGTGATCCCACAAGAATCACTATCACAGGCAGCAGCGCTGGTGGGGGCTCTGTGGCCCTGCAGATGGTCATGTACGGCGGTAGACCAACCAATCCCCCATTTCAAGCAGCCATCCCAG AGTTTCCTTGGTGGACGCCTATGTATGGAAATGATTGGGTTCAAGACCAATACAAGCGTTTCCTTCAAGCTGCCGACTGCGACTCAATCAGCTGCTTGAGAAAGCTGCCAATCGAAGCTATCCAAACAGCGACTCGGACTGCCAGCGAGTCAGCATATGCCGACAAGAAATACGCCTTCGGAACCTTTTACTGGGGTCCAACAATTGATGGCCGGATTATCGAGGCGAACCTTCAGGAAGAATTCCGACAGGGGCACTTCACAAAGGTGCCTATCCTGGTGGATCGAAATTTCGACGAaggcttcatcttctccaatACGTCCGTCGCCACCGATGAAGACGCCATGTCTGATCTTGCAGCTCTGTGGCATGATGACACTGGCTATTATGCCGATACTGTCTGGAGTCTATACCCAGAGTCAAGCTACAACACTTGTCACCTCAGTAAACTGCCAGTTTACGACCTTTTGAAGAAGTCGGgggccatcaacaacaccctcACCAATAGCTTCATCAGAAGATCAGCGCTTTTCGGTGATGCACTCGTCGGCTGTCCAACCACGTACATGGCCCAGGCGGTGGCCAAAGCAGGCATACCAGCCTATAAGCTGATCTTCAACTCTGGATATCAGTTCCACTCTGCAACTGACAAGTTTGTCTACAGCAACTACACCAACG CTGACGGGTCTCGGATCGCCCAGGGCGCCCAAATTCCCGGCAACGCCACTGTGGCCACCCTTTTGAGACAATACATTCTCTCGTTCACCATGTTCCATGAACCAAACGGTCTTGGTCCCGACAGCCATTATGTCCCCGAGTGGCCCAGGTACACGTCGCAAAAGCCAAAGGCTTTGTATCTGGCGAATTCAGGCGTCGAGGTGGTTGATGACTTTGAGTCTTCAGTCCAATGCCACTTCTTTCGAATGGGACGTGGGAACAATGCTGGCTTGTGGCCAGAATGGTAG